CGTCTCCACCCCCGAGCGGATCGCCCTCTCGGACGCGATCTGCACCGCGCTGCAGATCGTCGAGCACCTCCAGGACGTCGCCGAGGACCTCGCCCGGGGCCGGATCTACCTCCCCGCCGAGGACCTCGCGCGGTTCGGCGTCACCGAGGCCGACCTCGCCGCCCCGAGCGCCGGCCCGGCCGTCCGTGAGCTGGTCGCCTTCGAGGCGGAGCGGGCCCGGACCCTGCTCGATCGCGGCGCGCCGCTGGTGGGTACGGTTCGGGGGAGGCTCCGACTGCTCCTGGCGGGATTCACCGCCGGCGGCTACGCGGCCCTGGCCGCCGTCGAGGCGGCCGGGTACGACGTACTCGCCCAGCAGGCGAAGCCCGACAAGCGCCGCCTCGCAGCGAAGGCGGCGGCAATCTTCGCGAAGGGAAGGTGAACGCCCGAGTGGCGGCATCACCACTGGCGTCGGCGCAGGTCATGGCGGCCTATCGGTACTGCGAGGCGGTCACCGGCCTGCAGGCCCGCAACTTCAGCTACGGGATCCGGCTGCTGCCGGAGCCCAAGCGGCTGGCCATGTCGGCCCTCTACGCCCTGGCCCGCCGGGTCGACGACATCGGCGACGGCGAACTGCCTCCCGAGCGCAAGGCCGACCAGCTGCTGCGCACCCGCGACCTGCTGGACGAGATCCGGGCCGGCGAGGTCGCCGAGGACGACACCGACCCGATCAAGGTCGCGCTGGCGGACGCCGCGCGGCGCTTCCCGATCCCGCTGGGCGGCTTCGACGAGCTGATCGACGGCGTCGAGATGGACCTCAAGGGCGCCGAGTACCGGACCTACGAGCAGCTCAAGGTCTACTGCCGCTGCGTGGCCGGCTCGATCGGCCGCCTCTCGCTCGGCGTCTACGGCTGCGAGGACCCGGAGCGCGGCGCCGAGTACGCCGACACCCTGGGCCTGGCCCTGCAGCTCACCAACATCCTGCGCGACCTGC
The sequence above is a segment of the Kitasatospora sp. NBC_00240 genome. Coding sequences within it:
- the hpnD gene encoding presqualene diphosphate synthase HpnD, coding for MAAYRYCEAVTGLQARNFSYGIRLLPEPKRLAMSALYALARRVDDIGDGELPPERKADQLLRTRDLLDEIRAGEVAEDDTDPIKVALADAARRFPIPLGGFDELIDGVEMDLKGAEYRTYEQLKVYCRCVAGSIGRLSLGVYGCEDPERGAEYADTLGLALQLTNILRDLREDAVNGRTYLPAEDLARFGCEQGFAQARPEPGADFAGLVAFEAARAQQAFAEGLRLLPLLDRRSRACTAAMAGIYHRLLGRIASDPESVLRGRVSLPGWEKAYVALSGLAGGRS